One region of Culex pipiens pallens isolate TS chromosome 2, TS_CPP_V2, whole genome shotgun sequence genomic DNA includes:
- the LOC120412702 gene encoding brachyurin-like, whose protein sequence is MKSLYLFLTLVTLSSARTFPNSRIMNGYEATPGQFPHQALLNLFAQGNTLICGGSLLSHRYVLTIAQCLVQAEDGFVLLGAHNRLAEEAHQVRVDVTAADFVVHEGFFPISMRNDIGLVRLPVEVAFSGYVQPVKLPRWSDGDFAGAVGTIAGWGTTEEPATDFSDVLNYVTNPIYSNEQCQAVFWMPMLIEEENVCMSGQGGRSACIGDFGGAVTVQDGGDVIQIGVFSFGPASHCLDGIPIVCSRVSHYLGWIQANSDVIIEA, encoded by the coding sequence ATGAAGTCCCTCTACCTCTTCCTCACGTTAGTCACCCTCTCCTCCGCCAGAACCTTCCCCAATAGCCGCATCATGAACGGGTACGAGGCCACTCCGGGTCAGTTCCCGCACCAGGCGCTGCTGAACCTGTTCGCCCAAGGCAACACGCTGATCTGCGGTGGATCGCTGCTGTCCCACCGGTACGTCCTCACGATCGCTCAGTGTCTGGTCCAGGCCGAGGATGGGTTCGTCCTGCTGGGTGCCCACAATCGACTCGCGGAGGAGGCTCACCAGGTGCGGGTGGACGTTACGGCCGCGGACTTTGTAGTTCACGAGGGATTCTTCCCGATTTCGATGCGGAATGATATCGGGCTGGTGCGACTGCCGGTTGAAGTCGCGTTCTCCGGATATGTCCAACCGGTGAAGCTGCCTCGTTGGTCGGACGGGGACTTTGCTGGGGCGGTGGGGACCATCGCTGGGTGGGGAACCACGGAGGAGCCGGCGACGGACTTTTCCGACGTGCTGAACTACGTGACCAATCCGATCTACAGCAATGAACAGTGCCAGGCCGTGTTCTGGATGCCGATGCTGATCGAAGAGGAGAACGTCTGTATGTCCGGACAGGGTGGCAGGTCGGCCTGTATTGGAGATTTTGGAGGAGCCGTCACGGTGCAGGATGGTGGGGACGTGATTCAGATTGGGGTGTTCTCGTTTGGACCGGCGTCGCACTGTTTGGACGGAATTCCGATCGTTTGCTCCAGGGTGAGCCACTACCTGGGGTGGATCCAAGCGAATTCGGATGTAATCATTGAAGCTTGA
- the LOC120412666 gene encoding brachyurin-like yields the protein MKSLCILLTIFTLSTAKTIPFGRIANGSEASPGQFPFQALLSLFADGDTILCGGSLLSHRYVLTAAQCLFMSEDGFVLLGAHNRLAEEDHQARVDVTAADYLVHEDFTIPMMRNDIGLVKLPVEVAFSGYVQPVKLPRWSDGDFAGAVGTIAGWGTRSCEPRTDFSDVLNYVTNPIYSNQKCQGMFWLPGLIADQNVCMSVQGGRTACVGDFGGAVTVQDGGDVIQIGVFSFGSVTEGAEGIPTACARVSYFLDWIQANSDVIIEA from the coding sequence ATGAAGTCTCTGTGCATCTTACTAACTATCTTCACCCTTTCCACAGCCAAAACCATCCCTTTCGGCCGCATCGCCAACGGTTCCGAGGCCTCTCCGGGTCAGTTCCCGTTCCAGGCGCTGCTGAGCCTGTTTGCCGATGGTGACACGATCCTTTGCGGTGGATCGCTGCTATCCCATCGGTACGTTCTAACCGCAGCCCAGTGTCTGTTCATGTCCGAGGATGGGTTCGTCCTGCTGGGTGCTCACAATCGACTCGCGGAGGAGGATCACCAGGCGAGGGTGGACGTTACGGCCGCCGATTATCTAGTCCACGAGGATTTTACCATACCTATGATGAGGAATGATATCGGGCTGGTGAAACTTCCAGTTGAAGTCGCGTTCTCCGGGTATGTTCAACCGGTGAAGCTGCCTCGTTGGTCGGATGGGGACTTTGCTGGGGCGGTGGGAACCATCGCTGGGTGGGGTACCAGGTCCTGTGAGCCTAGGACGGACTTTTCCGACGTGCTGAACTACGTGACCAATCCGATCTACAGCAATCAAAAGTGTCAAGGGATGTTCTGGTTGCCTGGGTTGATCGCTGATCAGAACGTCTGTATGTCCGTACAGGGTGGGAGAACGGCTTGTGTTGGAGATTTTGGAGGAGCTGTTACGGTGCAGGACGGTGGGGACGTGATCCAGATCGGGGTGTTCTCGTTTGGATCTGTGACGGAAGGCGCGGAAGGGATTCCAACTGCTTGTGCCAGGGTGAGCTACTTTTTGGATTGGATTCAGGCAAATTCTGATGTGATTATTGAAgcctaa